In the genome of Streptomyces collinus, one region contains:
- a CDS encoding cytochrome P450, whose product MNGCVPESEQAWTVGTAPGIFPSIGQGIALFRRPLEFLNSLPEQGDLVEIRLGPQRAWMVCHPELVHRILRDTRTFDKGGPQYERLRVLMGDGVVTCPHAQHRRQRRLLQPTFRPARVAAQTQVMAEEAESLCRGWRSGQRVDVSAATLGLTTRLISRLLLSDSLSPAAADEVRHCLAAIVRGLFVRTVLPVDALFRLPTPANRRYGRAVERVRELIDAAVAERRRGTPRDDLLGLLLAAAEAEDGGIPVGDREVHDQLVSLLLTGSESPSMCLASAFSLLARHPEVERRLHAEVDTVLEGRLPDADDLPRLIYTRSVLTETLRHSPPGWLFTRVTTRETELAGRLLPRGTTVLYSPYLLHHDPVSFPEPDRFLPERWLEGETAAGRHGALIPFAAGSRKCIGDLFSMTEMTVTLATVAGRWRLRHPAGRVAPPRPGATLGPRSLTMICTARGDATGGTAPHAVALAPGSPTTESGPEKTRRDGDNGVHHA is encoded by the coding sequence ATGAACGGCTGCGTTCCTGAATCGGAACAGGCATGGACGGTTGGTACTGCTCCAGGCATATTCCCATCCATCGGCCAAGGTATCGCCTTGTTCCGTCGGCCGCTGGAGTTTCTGAATTCTCTTCCCGAGCAGGGCGATCTGGTCGAGATTCGCCTGGGCCCCCAGCGAGCCTGGATGGTGTGTCACCCGGAACTGGTGCACCGGATACTCCGGGACACCCGCACGTTCGACAAGGGCGGGCCGCAGTACGAGAGGCTGCGGGTACTGATGGGCGACGGCGTCGTGACCTGCCCCCATGCGCAGCACCGGCGCCAGCGCCGGCTCCTGCAACCGACCTTCCGCCCCGCCCGGGTCGCCGCGCAGACGCAGGTGATGGCCGAGGAGGCGGAGTCGCTGTGCCGGGGCTGGCGCAGTGGGCAGCGGGTCGATGTCAGTGCGGCCACGCTGGGTCTGACGACCCGGCTGATCAGCCGGCTCCTGCTGTCCGACTCGCTCTCCCCCGCCGCGGCCGACGAGGTGCGGCACTGCCTCGCCGCCATCGTCCGCGGCCTGTTCGTCCGCACGGTCCTTCCCGTCGACGCCCTGTTCCGGCTTCCCACGCCCGCGAACCGCCGCTACGGGCGTGCGGTGGAGCGGGTGCGCGAACTCATCGACGCGGCCGTGGCCGAGCGCCGCCGGGGCACCCCCCGCGACGACCTGCTGGGACTCCTGCTGGCCGCCGCCGAGGCCGAGGACGGCGGGATCCCGGTCGGCGACCGGGAGGTGCACGACCAGTTGGTGTCCCTCCTTCTCACCGGTTCCGAGAGCCCCTCGATGTGTCTGGCCTCCGCCTTCAGCCTGCTGGCCCGGCACCCGGAGGTGGAGCGGCGGCTGCACGCCGAGGTCGACACCGTCCTCGAAGGCCGGCTACCGGACGCCGACGACCTGCCGCGTCTGATCTACACCCGGTCCGTCCTCACCGAGACGCTGCGCCACTCCCCGCCCGGCTGGCTCTTCACGCGGGTCACGACCCGGGAGACGGAGCTGGCCGGACGGCTGCTGCCGCGGGGGACGACGGTCCTCTACAGCCCCTATCTCCTGCACCACGACCCGGTGTCGTTCCCCGAGCCCGACCGGTTCCTGCCCGAGCGCTGGCTGGAGGGCGAGACCGCCGCCGGTCGGCACGGGGCGCTGATCCCGTTCGCCGCGGGCAGCCGCAAGTGCATCGGCGACCTGTTCTCCATGACCGAGATGACAGTGACCCTCGCGACCGTCGCCGGCCGCTGGCGGCTCCGGCATCCGGCCGGGCGCGTTGCGCCCCCGCGCCCGGGGGCGACGCTGGGACCGAGGTCGCTGACGATGATCTGCACGGCACGTGGGGACGCGACGGGCGGCACCGCGCCGCACGCCGTGGCGCTCGCGCCCGGTTCCCCGACGACGGAGTCCGGGCCGGAGAAGACCCGGAGGGACGGTGACAACGGTGTCCACCACGCATGA
- a CDS encoding glycosyl hydrolase 115 family protein, which yields MAAAGAAPLLPVTAAEAAPSVRRPDFPLLQDGTAVDVFVDAADDPAVIRAAGDLQADVERVGGVRPRLVHTVPPRTELLVLVGTIGASPVIDRLIAQRRLDVSRVKDRWEASVTQVVDRPLPGVGRALVIAGSDRRGTVYGVYDTSERIGVSPWYWWADVPVVRRDTVTVPAGPFVRREPAVRYRGVFINDEQNLTTWSRRTQEPDKNIGPKTYERVFELLLRLKANYLWPAMHPYSDFFNKHRENPELAERYGIVVGSSHPEAMLRNGVHEWQPWAEEHRNPDGTLPVYDYTVNPAVISGYWRARARQNAGYESSWTIGMRGLHDSALETKHATTVPEKVAVMNDIIADQRSILAEEVGPAAEPQIFIPYKEVLELYNAGVEVPGDVTLIWPDDNHGNMRQLPDESERRRPGGNGIYYHLSYWGRPRSYLWLDTTQLSKVWQELRRVHEHQADRMWIFNVGDIKSIETGLSFCLDMAWDVDRWGPGDVEAFLVEWAGRQFGRRYGAEIAAIRTEYYRLAAQRRPEFIDKAVFSTVHHGDEAGRRMTDYEQLLDRARRLGAKLPEAYRDAYYQLVEYPVHGAYLMNLKYYWADRNALAVRQGRGAGTNRFADLAEAAHAEEQAITRRYNTQIAGGKWDGIVNPYPSEIPKAPGRPAVTRIPRQETSGLGVAAEGNETGAGRPLSFSSYTRDRRFVDVFNTGFLPLEWRAEPSAPWIRLSTAGGELTDQVRVWAEIDWPRVPQGTHRPTLTFSGAGRSIEVPLLVADDGEGARRRARGFVEAHGHVSIDAAHFDREVPRGGARWRTVRGLGRRTAAVEAVPTTAQPVTEDITTRSPELRYRVRFTTAGTFPVTVFRLPSLDERGKRRLAVGLDDQPPTVLSGQAIATGNRGDAWARNVEEGVEKLTARVTVSAPGEHVLRVFMVDPGMAVDQIVIETGGPAGGYLAPPESYRRT from the coding sequence ATGGCAGCCGCAGGCGCCGCTCCCCTGCTACCCGTCACCGCCGCCGAGGCCGCTCCCTCCGTCCGCCGCCCCGACTTCCCCCTGCTCCAGGACGGCACCGCCGTGGACGTGTTCGTGGACGCAGCGGACGACCCCGCCGTCATCCGCGCGGCCGGTGACCTCCAGGCCGACGTGGAGCGCGTCGGCGGCGTGCGCCCACGGCTCGTGCACACCGTGCCGCCGCGCACCGAACTCCTCGTCCTGGTGGGGACGATCGGCGCGAGCCCGGTGATCGACCGCCTCATCGCACAGCGGCGCCTGGACGTCTCCCGGGTGAAGGACCGCTGGGAGGCGTCCGTCACCCAGGTCGTGGACCGCCCGCTGCCCGGTGTGGGGCGCGCCCTGGTCATCGCCGGAAGCGACCGCCGCGGCACCGTCTACGGGGTGTACGACACCTCGGAACGCATCGGCGTCTCGCCCTGGTACTGGTGGGCCGACGTCCCCGTGGTCCGCCGCGACACGGTGACGGTCCCGGCGGGCCCCTTCGTCCGCCGGGAGCCCGCCGTCCGCTACCGGGGCGTCTTCATCAACGACGAGCAGAACCTCACCACCTGGTCCCGCCGCACCCAGGAGCCGGACAAGAACATCGGCCCGAAGACCTACGAGCGGGTCTTCGAGCTGCTGCTCCGCCTCAAGGCCAACTACCTCTGGCCCGCGATGCACCCCTACTCCGACTTCTTCAACAAGCACCGCGAGAACCCCGAACTGGCCGAGCGCTACGGCATCGTGGTCGGCTCCAGCCACCCCGAGGCCATGCTGCGCAACGGCGTGCACGAGTGGCAGCCGTGGGCCGAGGAGCACCGCAACCCCGACGGCACCCTGCCGGTCTACGACTACACGGTGAACCCGGCCGTCATCTCCGGCTACTGGCGGGCCCGGGCCCGTCAGAACGCCGGCTACGAGAGCAGCTGGACGATCGGCATGCGCGGTCTGCACGACTCCGCGCTGGAGACGAAGCACGCCACCACCGTCCCCGAGAAGGTCGCGGTGATGAACGACATCATCGCCGACCAGCGCAGCATCCTGGCCGAGGAGGTGGGCCCGGCGGCCGAGCCGCAGATCTTCATCCCCTACAAGGAGGTCCTGGAGCTGTACAACGCGGGCGTCGAGGTCCCGGGCGATGTCACGCTGATCTGGCCGGACGACAACCACGGCAACATGCGCCAGCTCCCGGACGAGTCCGAGCGCCGCCGCCCCGGCGGCAACGGCATCTACTACCACCTCTCCTACTGGGGGCGCCCGCGGAGCTATCTGTGGCTGGACACCACCCAGCTGAGCAAGGTGTGGCAGGAGCTGCGCCGGGTCCACGAGCACCAGGCGGACCGCATGTGGATCTTCAACGTGGGGGACATCAAGTCGATCGAGACGGGGCTGTCCTTCTGCCTGGACATGGCCTGGGACGTGGACCGCTGGGGCCCGGGCGATGTCGAGGCCTTCCTCGTGGAGTGGGCCGGGCGCCAGTTCGGCCGGCGGTACGGCGCGGAGATCGCCGCGATCCGCACCGAGTACTACCGCCTGGCGGCGCAGCGGCGCCCGGAGTTCATCGACAAGGCGGTCTTCTCGACGGTGCACCACGGCGACGAGGCGGGCCGGCGCATGACGGACTACGAGCAGTTGCTGGACCGTGCGCGCCGGCTGGGCGCGAAACTGCCCGAGGCCTACCGGGACGCCTACTACCAGCTTGTCGAATACCCCGTGCACGGCGCGTACTTGATGAACCTCAAGTACTACTGGGCGGACCGCAACGCGCTCGCCGTCCGCCAGGGCCGCGGCGCGGGCACGAACCGCTTCGCGGACCTCGCCGAGGCGGCACACGCCGAGGAGCAGGCGATCACCCGGCGCTACAACACCCAGATCGCGGGCGGGAAGTGGGACGGGATCGTCAATCCCTACCCCTCCGAGATCCCGAAGGCGCCGGGCCGCCCGGCCGTGACCAGGATCCCCCGGCAGGAGACGTCGGGCCTGGGCGTGGCCGCCGAGGGCAACGAGACGGGCGCCGGCCGCCCGCTGTCGTTCTCCTCCTACACCCGGGACCGCCGTTTCGTGGACGTGTTCAACACCGGCTTCCTGCCGCTGGAGTGGCGGGCCGAGCCGAGCGCCCCGTGGATCCGGCTGAGCACGGCGGGAGGAGAACTCACCGACCAGGTCCGGGTGTGGGCCGAGATCGACTGGCCGCGCGTGCCGCAGGGCACGCACCGTCCGACGCTGACCTTCAGCGGAGCGGGCCGGAGCATCGAGGTGCCGCTGCTCGTGGCCGACGACGGGGAGGGGGCCCGCCGGCGGGCCCGCGGTTTCGTCGAGGCGCACGGCCATGTGTCGATCGACGCCGCGCACTTCGACCGCGAGGTGCCGCGCGGCGGGGCGCGCTGGCGGACCGTCCGCGGGCTGGGCCGCCGTACGGCCGCAGTCGAGGCGGTGCCGACGACGGCGCAGCCGGTCACCGAAGACATCACCACCCGCTCGCCGGAGCTGCGGTACCGGGTCCGCTTCACCACGGCCGGCACGTTCCCGGTGACGGTCTTCCGGCTGCCCTCCCTGGACGAACGCGGCAAGCGGCGCCTCGCGGTCGGCCTCGACGACCAGCCGCCGACGGTCCTGTCCGGCCAGGCGATCGCCACCGGCAACCGGGGCGACGCGTGGGCCCGCAACGTGGAGGAGGGGGTCGAGAAGCTGACGGCCCGGGTGACGGTGTCCGCGCCCGGTGAGCATGTGCTGCGGGTGTTCATGGTGGATCCGGGGATGGCGGTCGACCAGATCGTGATCGAAACGGGTGGGCCGGCGGGCGGGTATCTGGCGCCGCCCGAGAGTTACCGCCGTACCTGA
- a CDS encoding carboxymuconolactone decarboxylase family protein — MENRLKSKNTNSPDVWTAIQHLQKAIAAGGVDPKLLALVHLRASQINSCSACVYASVAGGKKAGDTDERLHTVAAWREAPFYTDAERAALALAEAATRLQDGAPGVTDAIWEEVNAHFTEEQIGAINLEIALTNFFNRINRTIKEPAGKTWG; from the coding sequence ATGGAAAACCGGCTCAAGAGCAAGAACACGAACAGCCCCGATGTGTGGACCGCGATCCAGCACCTCCAGAAGGCGATCGCCGCAGGGGGTGTCGACCCGAAGCTGCTCGCGCTCGTCCACCTGCGTGCCAGCCAGATCAACAGCTGCTCGGCGTGCGTCTACGCCAGTGTCGCCGGCGGGAAGAAGGCCGGTGACACCGACGAGCGGCTGCACACCGTCGCAGCGTGGCGCGAGGCGCCGTTCTACACCGACGCGGAACGCGCGGCGCTGGCGCTGGCCGAGGCCGCAACCCGACTGCAGGACGGTGCGCCGGGCGTCACTGACGCGATCTGGGAAGAGGTCAACGCCCACTTCACCGAGGAGCAGATCGGCGCCATCAACCTGGAGATCGCGCTGACCAACTTCTTCAACCGGATCAACCGCACCATCAAGGAACCGGCCGGCAAGACCTGGGGCTGA
- a CDS encoding chorismate mutase gives MRPRRLRSALTVLGAAATATALAVGPAAPATAGTHGPAPAGRAATAHGLTPVTDLLAQRLLLADKVAAAKYGTDTPIDDPVREAQILDDVRARASSLGLEPDAVAAVFRDQIEANKLVQRALYARWDAHPAERPTERPDLAKEVRPALDRITTGLPAALRDTERARTAPTCGPRLATAAGWSAYTHRLDAAHLEGMGRALPSVCAAPR, from the coding sequence GTGCGCCCTCGACGTCTCCGTTCCGCTCTCACCGTCCTCGGCGCCGCGGCGACGGCGACCGCTCTGGCCGTCGGCCCGGCCGCCCCGGCCACCGCCGGCACCCATGGCCCCGCCCCCGCCGGCCGGGCGGCCACCGCCCACGGTCTCACCCCGGTGACCGACCTGCTCGCCCAGCGGCTGCTGCTGGCCGACAAGGTCGCCGCCGCCAAGTACGGCACGGACACGCCGATCGACGACCCGGTGCGCGAGGCGCAGATCCTGGACGACGTCCGGGCCCGGGCATCCTCCCTCGGACTCGAACCGGATGCCGTGGCCGCCGTGTTCCGGGATCAGATCGAGGCGAACAAGCTGGTGCAGCGCGCTCTGTACGCCCGCTGGGACGCGCACCCGGCCGAGCGCCCCACCGAGCGCCCCGACCTGGCCAAGGAGGTCCGCCCGGCCCTGGACCGCATCACCACCGGGCTGCCGGCCGCGCTGCGGGACACGGAACGGGCCCGGACCGCGCCGACGTGCGGCCCGCGCCTGGCCACGGCAGCCGGCTGGTCCGCGTACACGCATCGGCTCGACGCCGCGCACCTGGAGGGAATGGGCCGGGCGCTGCCGTCGGTGTGCGCCGCCCCCCGGTAG
- a CDS encoding sigma-70 family RNA polymerase sigma factor, with protein sequence MAGTHPADPITDAFESHRDRLRAVAYRMLGSHADAEDVVQEAWLRLSRQDTDTIDNLGGWLTTVVGRISLDVLRSGRTRPEVSYDDQLPEFTVTLDDAPAPEDLAALGDSVGLALLTVLDSLRPDERLAFVLHDVFAVPFAEIGTILGKSADATKMTASRARRKMRAAQQPTSAGRQQREVAQAFLTAARDGRFEQLMQVLHPEVKFTVHTPNGTFVTLGASEVATRARVAGSAARGHAAIVNGRPGVISWNEDGTPLSLLVFTVADGHITEITAVVDPAKLALMDLPDAV encoded by the coding sequence ATGGCCGGTACCCATCCCGCGGACCCGATCACCGATGCCTTCGAGTCCCACCGTGACCGGCTCCGCGCCGTCGCCTACCGCATGCTCGGATCACACGCCGACGCGGAAGACGTGGTCCAGGAGGCGTGGCTGCGTCTGTCCCGCCAGGACACGGACACCATCGACAACCTCGGCGGCTGGCTGACCACCGTCGTCGGCCGCATCAGCCTCGATGTCCTGCGGTCGGGCCGAACGCGCCCAGAAGTCTCCTACGACGACCAGTTGCCCGAATTCACCGTGACGCTCGACGACGCTCCCGCTCCGGAAGACCTCGCGGCGCTCGGGGACTCCGTCGGCCTCGCACTCCTCACGGTCCTCGACTCGCTGCGCCCCGACGAACGGCTGGCGTTCGTGCTGCACGACGTGTTCGCCGTGCCCTTCGCAGAGATCGGCACCATTCTCGGCAAATCCGCCGACGCGACCAAAATGACCGCCAGCCGCGCCCGCAGGAAAATGCGAGCCGCCCAGCAGCCGACAAGCGCCGGACGGCAACAACGCGAGGTGGCCCAGGCCTTCCTGACCGCAGCCCGCGACGGTCGCTTCGAGCAGCTGATGCAGGTCCTCCACCCCGAAGTGAAGTTCACCGTCCACACCCCGAACGGCACCTTCGTCACGCTCGGAGCCAGCGAAGTCGCCACCCGCGCGCGAGTGGCCGGCAGCGCGGCACGAGGACACGCTGCAATCGTCAACGGCCGCCCCGGCGTCATCTCCTGGAACGAGGACGGCACCCCGCTCTCCCTCCTCGTCTTCACCGTCGCCGACGGCCACATCACCGAGATCACCGCTGTGGTCGACCCGGCCAAGCTCGCGCTCATGGACCTGCCGGACGCGGTGTGA